Sequence from the Dysidea avara chromosome 5, odDysAvar1.4, whole genome shotgun sequence genome:
AAATTATATGCTTTGATCATGTATTCTTGTGTTACACTCTTCCATAAAAGAATTGAAGTGCTTTTCATCTTGTATGATATTTGATGGCTTTTATAATAGCAGCATTTTGGCAGGCACTGTTTATTATAGAAGGATCCCACTAACCAGTGATAAAGATAATGCAATAAAAAAGAAacatttaatttataaatgtatAAAAATAAGCATTATATAGAACTAAAAATAAGGTATAAAGTAAAAATGAaaaattttgcttcttgtatATTTTTTGTGTAGAAAACCTCAGTGCAGCAGCAAGATCAATCTTTGCATCAACGTGTGCAGGAATTAGAGAGACAATTGCAAAGTTTGAGGGAAGAAAAAAATCTCATCATTGTACAAAAACAGCAACTATTAGAAGATAACCAGAATCTCCAGCAACGAATACATGGACAAGAAGCAGAATTGCAGAATCTTAGACAAGAAAAGCAAGAAAATCAAAGACTGCTACAGCAGCAGAGACAAGAGATTCAACATTTACAACAACAACAGTTTTCAAATACATTGCAACAACAACAGACATGGCTTGTAGACAGAAATGAAATAAGCCTAAAGGAGAAGGAGCTAGGGAGAGGAGCATATGGTTGGGTGAAAGAAGCAACTTTCCGTGGTTGTAAAGTGGCTGTGAAATGTCTTCATAACGAGTTGATCTCTGACTACAATTTACATGTGTTTGATAGAGAGATGACAATGGCAGCACGATGTCGTCATCCTAACCTTTTGCAGTTCATAGGAGCCACAAATGAGGGAGTTCCCCTTATTGTTACAGAAATGATGCACACCAGTCTCCGAAAAGTATTGGAGCGTGGTCAACTCTCCAGTGACCAGATTATTCCTATTGCTGCTGGAATAGCATTTGGACTAAACTACCTTCATAAGACCACCCCATCCCCCATACTCCATCGAGATGTTAGCAGTGCTAATATTCTTCTCAACCCATTACCAGATAATCAGTGGCTTCCAAAGTTGTCTGACTTTGGTTCTTTTAATTTTATGAGGGAAAGTCAAACAGTGAATGCAGGAAATCCAGTGTATGCTGCCCCAGAAGCTCTTGATCCAAGCAAAGGTCCCCATACTCCAGCTATGGACACTTTTAGCCTTGGAGTGTTGCTGTATGAGATGTGTTCCCGGAGACTACCAACAGGTGTGTTTAGTGTTTCGATGTTGCAAAGAGTTACCTGGAGAGTACCAGAGAGTAATATGATACCCCTCATTACTGCTTGTGCTGATCAAATGATCCAGAGACGTCCTAGTATGGATGGAGTGATCACACAACTGAACAGTATTATGTAAGGAGTTATAGCTGTGTGGCTATTTATGCCAGTACCTTgtaacatttatttattatttttgtaattttacttttgtaattGCATTTGCGAAAAGAGTGTATTTTTGTCAATGAGTAGCTGTCAATTAGGCATTTTTGATTTTTTAAATTAGTTATTTAGCAAGTGTATATTAATTTAGAATAGTTTGATACACTGCAGCTGTTTATTGCATTGTACACATTTACGCTTGTGCATGTTTATTTTATTTAGCTATATACGTGCTGCGTATCAGGCTAGCTGAAATGCTGTGTTaaatatgtttttgtgtgtagttTTTGAGTAACGTCTGTAGTATACATTACTATATACACATGAATTAATGGTTTAGTTTATTCTTTGAACTTTTataattaaggctttacagcaaaagtgctgaaggtctgtaggacacctggtcctacattGTGAATGACGTTAGTTAttctatgtacatatatagcaaTGGCCAAATGTAAGATATATTTGATCACTGGCATTCACAGGTTCAGCAAAGTTAGCTGTAATATCAATAAATTTTTGTGACTATTATGAGCATAGGGGTTTTCTCTGACTCTTCTGCATGCCTCCAATTTAGGGAACACCAAAGACTTGGTGATCAAAAAAGGTGAAAACCCCTATCCATTAGCTAATTATGAGTTGTAATAATTTCAAATGTTGAAGTTGTACTTATGATCATGAATCATTAAACTTGGTATAATTTGCATTGTGTGGAAGACTTCAAGTTATGTTTTGCATGTATGGAACATTGTTATACTGCTTAATAAAAACTGTTTTGTGCAATCAATTCAATGAAGCATGATAatagattataattattattatatatgcaGGGGCAGAGACAGCTATCAAAAAACTGAAGAGCTCGAGGAGGGGCTCACAGTAATTATAATTTACTTTATGATGAGATGGACTGCAGCTGACTGACTCAGACCGAGGATCCCATATGGAATTCGAAACAATTTTGTGACATCAATGAATGTTCTatatattagagtatgtaaatacagtcttcatggatttcattgatatacataacacCTTCggaatgtttgtgtgtatatatagacATTTAGAAAAGTGCAATATATATACACCATATGGTATGGGGACCTAATTATATTGGAGATTGTGGTAGGATGGAGAGagtgcaaagaagagccactGAATGTGTTCAGGATTTGTCCAGTTTAGAGTATGATGAATGTCTGGTTACCCTCAAGCTTCCTACATAGTCATATCAAAGGCATCGTGCTGACATAATAAtggtataattataatatcttACAAGGGAATGATCTACAACCTGGATTATTCTTTCATCAGAAT
This genomic interval carries:
- the LOC136256629 gene encoding probable serine/threonine-protein kinase DDB_G0271682 — its product is MAKREYTIGGLCNAAGDGRLSDVQQHLQNGVDANGKDFLVGYTPLHLAAYYNHYDVCLVLLQHGARVEEKNKDNKTPLDFAKTQGHRKVVQLLKSYAQKKTSVQQQDQSLHQRVQELERQLQSLREEKNLIIVQKQQLLEDNQNLQQRIHGQEAELQNLRQEKQENQRLLQQQRQEIQHLQQQQFSNTLQQQQTWLVDRNEISLKEKELGRGAYGWVKEATFRGCKVAVKCLHNELISDYNLHVFDREMTMAARCRHPNLLQFIGATNEGVPLIVTEMMHTSLRKVLERGQLSSDQIIPIAAGIAFGLNYLHKTTPSPILHRDVSSANILLNPLPDNQWLPKLSDFGSFNFMRESQTVNAGNPVYAAPEALDPSKGPHTPAMDTFSLGVLLYEMCSRRLPTGVFSVSMLQRVTWRVPESNMIPLITACADQMIQRRPSMDGVITQLNSIMGRDSYQKTEELEEGLTVIIIYFMMRWTAAD